One window of Mixophyes fleayi isolate aMixFle1 chromosome 3, aMixFle1.hap1, whole genome shotgun sequence genomic DNA carries:
- the LOC142143106 gene encoding serine/threonine-protein kinase SBK1-like has protein sequence MEDNQHFEIQQVSKDNFQVLKQLGQGTYGQVVMARERETGKSVALKKVKKNQTTQESFFHELFVSIYLSSCEGIISTHPTFIQTNNHYTMTQELAPAGSLHSLIQHGVGIPEEMVKRCAMQLARALEYMHSKSLVHRDVKPDNVLLMDKDCHHIKLSDFGLTQRAGTLVPSMSPIIPYMSPELCDLKYGSFLALDPSVDVWAFGVLLFVAFTGSYPWRRAVDEDPLFQEFINWQSLVRQIASPRSWQKFSRKAQDMFHVLLSKDPTIRDPVGVFLNNLDFQWGVEDIPEEVFQIVVEEKDNEMREDEAQVIIIEEEDVFINVESPSDVEYIIVTYTSEESFSNYSPSTLSFWTENSLNLGSEVEIG, from the exons ATGGAGGACAATCAACATTTTGAGATCCAGCAGGTATCAAAAGACAACTTTCAAGTGTTGAAACAGCTGGGCCAGGGGACTTATGGTCAAGTTGTAATGGCTCGAGAGAGGGAAACTG GTAAATCTGTTGCTTTAAAAAAAGTGAAGAAGAACCAGACCACACAGGAATCGTTCTTCCATGAGCTCTTTGTATCCATCTACCTGTCAAGCTGTGAAGGCATCATCTCTACTCATCCCACCTTCATTCAGACTAATAACCACTACACCATGACCCAGGAGCTGGCACCTGCCGGATCCCTTCATTCTCTCATTCAGCATGGT GTTGGAATTCCAGAAGAGATGGTGAAACGTTGCGCAATGCAGCTGGCCAGAGCTCTAGAGTACATGCACAGTAAATCACTGGTGCACAGGGACGTGAAGCCAGATAATGTGCTTCTAATGGACAAAGATTGCCACCACATCAAGCTGAGTGACTTTGGATTAACTCAGCGTGCAGGGACCCTTGTTCCATCTATGTCACCCATCATACCATACATGTCCCCGGAACTCTGTGACTTGAAATATGGCAGTTTCTTAGCCTTGGATCCAAGTGTTGATGTCTGGGCTTTTGGTGTGCTTCTCTTTGTTGCATTCACTGGATCCTATCCGTGGAGAAGAGCTGTGGATGAAGACCCACTTTTCCAGGAGTTTATCAACTGGCAAAGTCTTGTACGACAAATTGCATCTCCAAGATCCTGGCAGAAATTCAGTAGGAAGGCTCAGGATATGTTCCATGTTCTGCTCTCCAAAGATCCTACCATCAGGGATCCAGTAGGCGTTTTCCTGAATAATCTTGACTTTCAATGGGGAGTTGAAGATATTCCAGAGGAAGTCTTTCAGATTGTGGTAGAAGAAAAAGATAATGAAATGAGAGAAGACGAGGCCCAAGTCATTATAATAGAGGAAGAagatgtatttattaatgttGAGAGCCCCAGTGATGTGGAATATATCATTGTGACCTATACCTCAGAAGAATCATTTTCTAATTATAGCCCCTCAACGTTGAGTTTTTGGACAGAAAACAGCCTTAATCTGGGATCTGAAGTAGAGATTGGCTAG